The following proteins are co-located in the Nonlabens ponticola genome:
- a CDS encoding T9SS type A sorting domain-containing protein, with the protein MRILYFIIILTTTGALGQTRQELLDAAAAFPPMPRETIDMIPFAGRSLSFGSGTPFNDLEYTIMNFDYIDGENGGSDTFMPVRPSEKFPGSNSVKYARSVLNTDLNEAYDTGNRDRFILGTSAYDLPFFSSGSDNIDNDYMVIQHFDYEFGAIELNGKPLDYKLLKATESEGVNTSGNYLFHTANFNATGEVDLIAFIFPCDDLQDNVSGSSPQDYSTLCNQSQTLDLDNRNQFVFSTPIETTPSIPQAIAQYGGPGKEVIGGMTADSDGNVYLMGATDSDLTGDGNIDNEIFISKIDPSGESIWVYSLPQKNGALLFDAVTDEEYIYVCGRTLDAIPGYSNAGRWDGVLLKIDINTGILVASNQWGNSGIDGYGNIVLDENGGLYVSGQGSPNNGDGGTDNAYLVARHKTSDLSNDWRVIEPTTATGFSASAEAWGGLYFKKGATQSEDRIVVAGWYIAAGGANNFVSVYDNLYAETPTRPHSIVFSSPGSQADWVMDNVIDSEGNIYIAGYTSGNLQGGHQGQGDAYVRKYSPSLTNPQTLQFGTPQSDMVRKMEIDGEDNIYLVGHTYGNLFASNADISLNTGDVYAYKLDSDLNVLASVQLGTPHEDRAFSAFKNNLLFMGGMTEGVIKDSSKGSFDGYVLALDPTNLELSGTTLSTNEETLNSGLRLYPNPVIQQLRIQGNIRNASLKIYDLTGRLMMSQDNFNGSLDVSNIKTGNYIIALKNDNQSKTFKVIKL; encoded by the coding sequence ATGAGAATCCTATACTTTATCATCATTCTTACTACTACTGGTGCCTTAGGACAGACAAGGCAAGAACTTTTGGATGCTGCAGCAGCATTTCCACCTATGCCACGTGAAACGATAGACATGATACCTTTTGCTGGAAGATCACTTTCCTTCGGATCAGGAACTCCGTTTAATGATTTGGAATATACTATCATGAACTTTGATTACATCGATGGGGAAAATGGTGGTAGCGACACTTTCATGCCAGTGCGCCCGTCAGAAAAATTTCCTGGATCAAATTCAGTCAAGTATGCCCGTAGTGTTTTAAACACAGACCTAAATGAGGCCTATGACACGGGAAACAGAGATCGCTTTATTCTTGGAACCTCAGCATACGACTTACCATTTTTTTCTAGTGGCTCGGATAATATTGATAATGATTATATGGTAATTCAGCATTTTGATTACGAGTTTGGTGCAATAGAGCTTAATGGTAAACCATTAGATTATAAATTACTCAAGGCAACTGAATCTGAAGGAGTAAATACATCTGGTAATTATCTATTTCACACTGCAAATTTCAATGCTACTGGTGAAGTGGACTTGATTGCTTTCATCTTTCCATGTGACGATCTGCAAGACAACGTTAGCGGTTCATCACCGCAGGATTATTCTACCCTTTGTAATCAATCACAAACCTTAGACCTTGACAATAGAAATCAGTTTGTTTTCTCTACTCCAATTGAAACAACTCCTAGTATTCCGCAAGCCATAGCTCAATATGGTGGCCCTGGTAAAGAAGTTATAGGAGGCATGACCGCTGATAGCGATGGAAATGTTTATCTCATGGGAGCTACTGATAGTGACCTAACGGGTGATGGAAATATCGATAATGAAATATTTATTTCTAAAATCGATCCGTCTGGAGAGTCCATTTGGGTATACTCTCTACCACAAAAAAATGGTGCGCTTTTATTTGATGCAGTCACAGACGAAGAATATATTTATGTATGCGGCCGTACATTAGACGCTATTCCAGGATATTCTAATGCTGGACGATGGGATGGAGTTCTATTGAAAATAGATATAAACACGGGTATTCTTGTGGCATCAAATCAATGGGGAAATAGTGGTATTGATGGATATGGTAATATAGTGCTGGATGAAAATGGTGGACTTTATGTATCTGGACAAGGATCACCAAATAATGGAGATGGTGGTACCGATAATGCTTATCTAGTCGCACGGCATAAAACCTCTGATTTGAGTAATGACTGGCGTGTTATTGAACCAACTACCGCAACAGGATTTTCAGCAAGTGCAGAAGCTTGGGGTGGATTATATTTCAAGAAAGGTGCTACACAATCAGAAGACAGAATTGTAGTTGCTGGCTGGTATATCGCTGCTGGAGGTGCAAATAACTTTGTATCTGTTTACGATAATCTTTATGCCGAAACTCCTACTAGACCGCATTCCATCGTGTTTTCTTCTCCTGGTTCACAAGCGGATTGGGTAATGGACAACGTTATTGATAGTGAAGGTAATATTTACATAGCTGGATACACATCTGGTAATTTACAGGGTGGTCATCAAGGTCAAGGAGATGCCTATGTGAGAAAGTATAGCCCTAGTTTAACTAATCCTCAGACACTTCAATTCGGAACTCCTCAATCTGACATGGTTAGAAAAATGGAAATTGATGGCGAGGACAATATTTATCTGGTTGGACATACTTACGGTAATTTATTCGCTTCAAATGCAGATATCTCTTTAAACACAGGTGATGTGTATGCTTATAAATTAGATTCAGATTTGAACGTGTTGGCAAGCGTGCAGCTAGGAACGCCTCACGAGGATCGGGCTTTTTCAGCATTCAAAAATAATCTATTATTCATGGGCGGAATGACCGAAGGAGTTATCAAGGACAGCTCAAAAGGCAGTTTTGATGGTTATGTATTAGCATTAGATCCAACGAATTTAGAATTGTCGGGAACCACCTTATCTACCAATGAAGAAACGTTAAACTCTGGTTTACGACTTTATCCTAATCCAGTAATACAACAACTGCGCATTCAGGGTAACATTAGAAATGCTAGCCTTAAAATTTATGATTTGACGGGTCGCTTAATGATGAGTCAAGATAATTTCAATGGAAGTTTAGATGTTTCCAACATTAAGACTGGAAATTATATAATCGCTCTAAAGAATGACAACCAGTCAAAAACCTTTAAAGTAATAAAGTTGTAA
- a CDS encoding sulfite exporter TauE/SafE family protein, protein MEIIEILGYSGALLIGLVLGLIGGGGSILTVPILVYALAINPVTATAYSLFVVGSTSLVGAVKNMIKGMVDFKTAIIFAIPAFIAVYLTRAFLIPIIPEILFSIDGFEVTKNLAIMLFFAVIMLLASISMVRNNRKENEEETEIKYNYPLIIIEGLVVGTITGIVGAGGGFLIIPALVLLANLPMKKAVATSLFIIAIKSLIGFVGDVQNLAIDWNFLLVFTGLSVIGIFIGVWLNKFIDGKKLKKAFGWFVLVMGIYIIYKELAG, encoded by the coding sequence ATGGAAATCATAGAAATTCTAGGCTACTCAGGTGCGCTGCTCATAGGTCTCGTTCTCGGATTAATAGGTGGTGGTGGTTCTATCTTAACCGTTCCCATTCTGGTCTATGCACTAGCCATCAATCCCGTTACGGCAACCGCCTATTCCCTATTTGTCGTGGGTTCTACATCTCTTGTAGGTGCAGTTAAGAACATGATTAAAGGCATGGTAGATTTCAAAACCGCCATCATTTTTGCCATTCCAGCCTTTATCGCTGTCTATTTAACCAGGGCATTCTTGATCCCAATTATTCCAGAAATTCTTTTCTCGATCGACGGATTTGAAGTCACAAAGAACCTAGCGATCATGCTATTCTTTGCCGTTATTATGCTGCTGGCATCCATCTCTATGGTTAGGAATAACAGAAAGGAAAATGAGGAAGAAACCGAAATCAAATACAACTATCCGCTAATCATTATTGAAGGTCTGGTCGTGGGAACCATCACAGGAATTGTAGGTGCAGGCGGCGGTTTTCTCATTATTCCCGCATTGGTTTTGCTGGCAAATCTACCTATGAAAAAAGCGGTTGCCACCTCACTTTTTATTATAGCGATCAAGTCACTTATTGGATTTGTGGGCGACGTTCAAAATCTAGCAATAGACTGGAATTTCCTTTTGGTTTTTACGGGACTATCTGTAATCGGGATTTTTATCGGCGTCTGGCTCAACAAATTTATAGACGGTAAGAAACTCAAGAAAGCGTTTGGTTGGTTTGTACTCGTGATGGGTATTTACATCATCTATAAGGAACTAGCAGGATGA
- a CDS encoding YeeE/YedE family protein has translation MNRIYEPWPWYVAGPMIALTMFLLLLVGKKFGMSSPLRTTCSALGAGKAASFFRFDWKAERWNLMVVLGAVIGGFIASNFLSDNTVEINPEIAQQLSTDYNIDSAGDAYLPPEIFGFEALSDPLIIAVLLIGGLLVGFGARYAGGCTSGHAISGLSNLQLPSLIAVIGFFIGGLVMINFIYPLIFTA, from the coding sequence ATGAACAGGATCTATGAACCATGGCCATGGTATGTGGCAGGACCTATGATAGCATTAACAATGTTCTTGCTGCTGCTAGTTGGCAAGAAATTTGGAATGTCATCGCCTTTACGCACTACATGTTCCGCATTGGGTGCTGGAAAAGCAGCATCCTTTTTTAGATTTGACTGGAAAGCAGAGCGTTGGAATTTGATGGTAGTACTAGGCGCAGTCATTGGTGGTTTTATCGCCTCAAATTTTTTGAGTGACAACACGGTGGAAATCAATCCAGAGATCGCACAACAACTATCTACCGACTACAACATAGATAGCGCTGGCGATGCTTACTTACCACCAGAAATATTTGGATTTGAAGCCTTGTCAGATCCATTGATTATAGCTGTACTGTTAATAGGTGGCTTGCTAGTTGGTTTTGGTGCACGTTATGCTGGTGGTTGTACTTCAGGTCATGCTATTTCTGGATTGAGTAATCTACAGTTACCATCGTTGATCGCAGTGATAGGCTTCTTTATAGGTGGCCTAGTGATGATCAACTTTATTTACCCTTTAATTTTTACAGCATGA
- a CDS encoding serine hydrolase domain-containing protein produces MSKKRSLLVFRVLLLIGTAVSLYFVPWPIVMAWIQPLPDTVQEQIDQVHEYGFDGIIVYVDQKGKPPEFYTAGYKNTESKTPADAQSLFKIASVEKLFKALTVAKLSYRNHLSLDRSLAAYLPDLSKNVKNADEITLRMLVQHRSGIPDYTYTKDYWANPKNTVEENLNLITDQPAEFAPDTDYGYSNTNYLLLGRILDQTLGYNHFQYIENEILKPLQLNNIHTSINEVNIENVMSGYYVGYPHDLKTEDVGMLATAQDLGRFIRALNEGTVFTDSTEQQIYSSIYVYEHTGLIPGYQTIAKYHADMDTVVIQFTNTVDFEGYNWNMSEIMYSRILKILRQ; encoded by the coding sequence ATGTCAAAAAAACGATCATTATTGGTTTTTAGGGTGCTTCTATTAATAGGTACGGCGGTCTCCTTATATTTTGTGCCTTGGCCTATTGTCATGGCGTGGATACAGCCCTTACCAGATACGGTGCAGGAACAGATAGATCAAGTTCATGAATACGGATTTGATGGCATCATCGTGTATGTGGATCAAAAAGGCAAACCACCTGAATTCTATACAGCAGGTTACAAAAACACTGAGAGCAAAACACCAGCAGACGCGCAGTCATTGTTCAAGATTGCTAGTGTAGAAAAATTATTCAAAGCTCTAACGGTTGCAAAACTGAGTTACAGAAATCATTTATCGCTGGATAGAAGTCTTGCAGCATATTTACCAGACCTGAGTAAAAACGTCAAAAATGCTGATGAGATTACTTTGAGAATGCTAGTGCAGCACCGCAGCGGTATTCCTGATTATACGTACACTAAAGACTACTGGGCAAATCCCAAAAACACAGTCGAAGAAAACCTAAATCTTATTACAGACCAACCAGCAGAATTTGCGCCTGACACTGATTATGGTTATTCAAACACAAATTATTTGCTATTGGGCAGAATCCTAGATCAAACTCTAGGCTACAATCATTTTCAATATATTGAAAATGAAATCCTCAAACCCTTACAATTAAATAATATTCACACATCCATAAATGAAGTAAACATTGAAAATGTCATGAGTGGCTACTATGTGGGTTATCCTCACGATCTCAAAACTGAAGATGTAGGAATGCTTGCCACGGCACAGGACTTAGGCAGATTTATCAGGGCACTCAATGAAGGCACCGTATTTACAGACTCGACTGAACAACAAATCTATTCCTCGATATATGTCTATGAGCATACGGGCCTTATTCCTGGCTATCAGACCATAGCAAAATACCATGCTGACATGGATACCGTGGTTATCCAGTTCACAAATACTGTAGATTTTGAAGGCTACAACTGGAACATGTCAGAAATAATGTATAGTCGTATCCTGAAAATATTAAGACAATAG
- a CDS encoding MBL fold metallo-hydrolase: protein MNIKQFEYKPLAHYSYAIESNGKVAVIDPERDPAQYLAFAEAHNAKIVAVIETHPHADFVSSHLELHKTTGATIYNSEKLGADYPHQAFDNGDHIDLGDVKINAINTPGHSPDSITIVATNGEETALFTGDTLFIGDVGRPDLREKAGNMQAKREELGEMMYETITTKFNDLPDNALVYPAHGAGSLCGKNMSDAASSTLGDERASNWAFQSQSKEEFMNTILDGQPFIPSYFGYDVDLNKKGAADLQPSVDAIPLEESAQASGLIVDMRDEADFKRGHLPGSINIMAVSDNSKFETWLGSIVEPKEAFTLVIDKKENKDKLLHRIAKIGYEKQLNKVITLANNGLNTTERLDLSDFKQHPENYTIVDIRNNSEIDEGKIFDGALAHQLNELRDTADQIPTDKPIVVHCAGGYRSAAGSSILSKALDDVKVYDLSDDVKQFQ from the coding sequence ATGAATATCAAGCAATTTGAATACAAGCCGCTGGCACATTATAGCTATGCCATTGAGAGTAATGGAAAGGTTGCTGTAATCGATCCTGAACGTGATCCTGCGCAATATCTAGCATTTGCAGAAGCGCACAATGCGAAAATTGTTGCTGTTATAGAAACACATCCCCATGCAGATTTTGTGAGCTCGCATCTTGAACTGCACAAAACGACTGGCGCTACCATTTATAATTCTGAAAAATTAGGAGCTGACTATCCGCATCAGGCTTTTGACAACGGTGATCATATCGATCTAGGAGACGTGAAGATCAACGCTATTAACACGCCAGGTCACTCGCCAGACAGCATCACCATCGTTGCTACAAATGGAGAAGAAACTGCTCTATTTACAGGCGACACCTTATTTATAGGCGATGTAGGAAGACCAGATTTGAGAGAGAAAGCAGGCAACATGCAAGCCAAAAGAGAAGAGCTGGGCGAGATGATGTATGAAACGATTACTACTAAATTTAATGATCTACCAGATAATGCCTTGGTATATCCTGCGCATGGTGCAGGATCTTTATGCGGTAAAAATATGAGTGATGCCGCGAGCAGCACCCTAGGTGATGAAAGAGCCAGCAATTGGGCTTTCCAGTCGCAGAGCAAAGAAGAGTTTATGAATACCATTCTCGATGGACAACCATTTATCCCATCTTATTTTGGGTACGACGTGGATCTCAACAAAAAAGGCGCAGCTGATTTACAACCTAGTGTTGATGCAATACCTTTAGAAGAAAGTGCTCAGGCGAGCGGTTTGATCGTGGATATGCGCGATGAGGCTGATTTCAAGAGAGGTCATTTGCCTGGCAGCATCAACATCATGGCTGTATCGGACAATTCTAAATTTGAGACCTGGTTAGGCTCTATCGTTGAACCAAAAGAAGCATTCACACTGGTCATTGACAAAAAAGAAAACAAAGACAAATTGCTGCATCGCATTGCCAAAATAGGTTATGAAAAGCAACTTAACAAAGTGATCACGTTAGCAAATAACGGCTTGAATACAACAGAGAGACTTGACCTATCAGATTTTAAACAGCATCCTGAGAACTACACTATCGTTGACATACGCAATAATAGCGAGATTGATGAAGGTAAAATATTTGATGGTGCCCTAGCGCACCAATTGAACGAGTTGCGTGACACCGCAGATCAAATACCAACTGACAAACCTATTGTGGTGCATTGTGCTGGCGGTTACCGCAGCGCTGCAGGTAGTAGTATTTTGAGCAAAGCGCTTGATGATGTAAAGGTTTATGACTTGAGCGATGATGTAAAGCAGTTTCAATAA
- a CDS encoding SRPBCC family protein — protein MEIKKTVHINATAAAVWKTLYENYGQACDWASTVNESQLRKVSGSQHGGRTCSTSLGQVSEILDHVNEEKMELSYHVDDTPFIMKSAQADWKVTPTAVNTSSVSMHMNMELATLPKILMGWMIKPKVRKDIDQTLEDLKFYVENGKQSEAKKKSDAKYFKKKGRKAA, from the coding sequence ATGGAAATAAAGAAAACCGTACACATCAATGCCACCGCTGCAGCTGTCTGGAAAACGCTGTATGAGAATTATGGTCAGGCCTGCGATTGGGCGAGCACAGTCAATGAATCACAATTGAGAAAAGTTTCAGGCTCACAGCATGGCGGTCGTACCTGCTCTACCTCACTAGGTCAGGTAAGCGAGATTCTAGATCATGTCAATGAAGAAAAAATGGAACTGAGTTACCACGTAGATGACACACCATTTATCATGAAATCTGCACAGGCAGATTGGAAAGTAACGCCTACTGCGGTTAATACATCCAGCGTGAGCATGCACATGAATATGGAACTCGCTACCCTACCAAAAATTCTCATGGGCTGGATGATCAAGCCCAAAGTGAGAAAGGATATTGATCAGACACTAGAGGATCTAAAATTCTATGTGGAGAATGGCAAACAGTCAGAAGCCAAGAAAAAATCTGACGCTAAATATTTTAAGAAAAAAGGTAGAAAGGCTGCCTAA
- a CDS encoding Crp/Fnr family transcriptional regulator, translated as MIQELKRHFANQFEPALLEEIEQTATVLEVAEGTDLITPGQFVKSMPLLISGSIKILRPDSNGDELLLYHLEKGDTCAMSLTCCMGHTQSEIHAVTETPAQVLMIPIAKMEEWSSKYKSWRNFVFSSYHSRMMEMLESIDNIAFNNMDERLQNYIDDKIKILNSKHIYTTHKEIAQDLHTSRVVISRLLKKMEINGKIKLHRSFIEVL; from the coding sequence ATGATCCAAGAACTAAAACGACACTTTGCAAATCAGTTTGAGCCAGCTCTTCTGGAAGAAATTGAGCAAACAGCAACCGTTCTTGAGGTTGCAGAAGGCACAGATTTGATAACGCCTGGTCAGTTTGTAAAATCCATGCCGCTGCTCATTTCTGGAAGTATCAAAATCTTGCGACCCGATAGCAATGGCGACGAGCTTCTACTCTACCATCTTGAAAAAGGTGATACGTGTGCGATGTCGCTTACCTGTTGCATGGGACACACGCAAAGTGAAATCCACGCGGTGACCGAAACGCCAGCCCAAGTTCTCATGATACCCATTGCCAAAATGGAAGAATGGTCCAGCAAATACAAGTCCTGGCGCAATTTTGTATTCTCCAGCTACCACTCACGCATGATGGAAATGCTGGAAAGCATAGACAACATTGCTTTCAATAACATGGACGAGCGTTTGCAGAATTACATAGACGACAAAATAAAAATCCTGAACAGCAAACACATCTATACTACTCATAAAGAAATAGCTCAGGACCTGCATACAAGCCGTGTAGTCATATCAAGACTGCTCAAAAAGATGGAAATCAACGGCAAGATCAAATTACACCGCAGCTTTATCGAGGTCCTGTAA
- a CDS encoding SRPBCC family protein has translation MKFTTKSIIPTLLFSMIAVVSMGQSMDKKYRTVKVELDIDAPAARVWEAMVTDYGEISNFSPYIYTSDYINGSLEGKVGAQRKCDFNAKGTQWAKEEIVAIDKENMIMTNRVIDGKKLPLNFDNSRAFYTVKDNGDGTSTAGYEFQFRTKPAFMGVMAQGQFKKQLKGTLVGLKHYVETGEIVRGGNGVYKEIKDNYPEPTVIKTK, from the coding sequence ATGAAATTCACAACAAAATCAATTATCCCAACGCTATTATTTTCAATGATAGCTGTAGTAAGCATGGGTCAGTCCATGGACAAAAAATACAGAACGGTCAAGGTAGAGCTTGACATCGACGCGCCAGCCGCAAGAGTCTGGGAAGCCATGGTTACAGATTATGGAGAAATATCCAACTTTTCACCATACATCTACACATCTGACTACATCAACGGGAGCCTGGAAGGTAAAGTAGGCGCGCAGCGCAAATGCGACTTCAATGCTAAAGGTACACAATGGGCAAAGGAAGAAATCGTCGCCATTGACAAGGAGAACATGATCATGACCAATCGTGTGATCGACGGTAAGAAACTGCCTCTCAATTTTGATAATTCAAGAGCATTTTACACGGTCAAGGATAACGGTGATGGCACCTCAACGGCTGGTTATGAATTCCAGTTTAGAACAAAGCCTGCCTTTATGGGCGTTATGGCTCAAGGTCAATTCAAAAAACAATTGAAAGGCACGCTTGTAGGTTTAAAACACTATGTAGAGACAGGCGAGATCGTACGTGGCGGTAATGGTGTTTATAAAGAGATCAAGGATAACTATCCAGAACCAACGGTAATCAAAACCAAGTAA
- a CDS encoding PAS domain-containing sensor histidine kinase, translating to MRPSTQVKKQLDSLKTAFEDFKNLDFRIFEHMPIGICLTDENGIFTDVNSAYLDTYGYTRDELIGESFTKVVPVLDQKDLKKTHKKFFNKDQKRAEIFTVRNKHGEEFEIFAHSTRIDIDDEKWRLMSFIAPIDELPETVERMTSSLVLMEKKITAQNNAADLSDHQMRNSIGSIITVATMLKKSSLDEMQTKWVEFIERAGHRTLGILETTKDFVQMEMGEFKPKYEDLDIVSTVSKLKEQLKDLTAAKQNRIRLTVEGKEAQKPTVVNVKADETYVNHLLNNLITNAVEAAPDGSTVGIDVSSADLLEIRIKNEGMVPEHVQKRFFDKYVSSGKEKGTGLGTYIARLIAQSHKGDITFETDQEQGTELTVTLPFTVAEMN from the coding sequence ATGAGACCTAGTACACAGGTAAAAAAACAACTCGATAGCTTGAAAACAGCATTTGAGGATTTCAAAAATCTTGACTTCAGGATTTTTGAGCATATGCCTATAGGTATTTGTCTCACAGATGAAAATGGTATTTTTACTGATGTAAACTCTGCTTACCTAGATACTTATGGTTATACTAGAGATGAGCTTATAGGTGAGTCATTCACTAAGGTAGTACCTGTTCTTGATCAAAAAGATCTAAAGAAGACACATAAAAAATTCTTCAATAAAGATCAAAAACGCGCCGAAATCTTTACCGTGCGCAACAAACACGGTGAGGAATTTGAAATTTTTGCACATTCAACGCGCATCGATATTGACGATGAGAAGTGGCGATTGATGTCGTTCATAGCACCTATAGACGAGCTTCCTGAAACGGTAGAGCGTATGACTAGCTCATTAGTCTTGATGGAGAAGAAGATCACCGCGCAAAATAATGCAGCAGATCTATCTGACCATCAAATGCGCAACAGCATAGGCTCTATAATTACCGTTGCTACCATGTTGAAAAAGTCATCTCTTGATGAGATGCAGACTAAATGGGTAGAATTTATTGAACGTGCTGGTCATAGAACGTTAGGCATACTGGAAACTACTAAAGATTTCGTCCAGATGGAAATGGGTGAGTTTAAGCCTAAATATGAGGATCTCGACATAGTTTCTACAGTAAGTAAATTGAAAGAACAGCTCAAAGATTTGACTGCTGCCAAGCAAAATAGAATAAGACTAACTGTCGAAGGTAAAGAAGCTCAAAAACCTACGGTGGTAAATGTCAAAGCAGACGAGACCTATGTCAATCACCTGCTTAATAATTTGATTACAAATGCAGTAGAAGCCGCACCAGATGGTTCTACTGTTGGTATAGATGTCTCTTCAGCTGATCTATTGGAAATACGTATCAAGAATGAGGGCATGGTGCCGGAGCATGTTCAAAAGCGATTCTTTGATAAGTACGTTTCTTCAGGAAAAGAAAAAGGAACTGGTCTAGGAACGTACATTGCACGCCTTATAGCACAATCTCACAAAGGTGACATTACCTTTGAAACCGATCAAGAACAAGGCACCGAGCTTACCGTTACCTTGCCATTCACAGTCGCAGAAATGAACTAG
- a CDS encoding DUF983 domain-containing protein, with the protein MATSKIVSLLFLKCPHCRKGNLLESHPYKISKFNKVNQHCPNCDFKLVIEPSFYYGSMYVSYGLGVAFAVATYVIMLLLDIASNPLYIFLAILVVLVVIWPYTGALAKSIWAHLFISYDKDAGLKSK; encoded by the coding sequence ATGGCCACGAGCAAAATAGTAAGCTTACTTTTTTTAAAATGCCCACATTGCCGAAAGGGAAATTTGTTAGAGTCACATCCGTACAAAATATCTAAGTTCAACAAGGTCAATCAGCATTGCCCTAATTGTGATTTCAAGCTCGTGATTGAACCTAGTTTCTACTATGGTAGTATGTATGTTTCCTACGGATTAGGTGTCGCGTTTGCAGTAGCCACATATGTCATCATGCTACTGCTGGATATTGCATCAAATCCTTTATATATTTTTTTAGCAATTCTGGTAGTTCTTGTAGTAATATGGCCTTATACCGGTGCGCTTGCAAAATCTATCTGGGCGCATCTCTTTATCTCCTATGATAAGGATGCTGGTTTGAAAAGTAAGTAA
- a CDS encoding RNA polymerase sigma factor, whose protein sequence is MHNPFLKEYSSDKTDEQLVREAQDGDKKSLEELILKHQPFIYNIAWKMVRHPKDAEDLTQEATIKIITNLSKFENRSAFRTWAYRIVANHFLMSKRRPNESVFESFDKMAQGLEMTPDTPLTPLEQQEKKEFIREMNYSCMSGMLLCLTREQRLVYILGEMFNADHSIGSQILEISKDNFRQRLSRARKDIYNFMNEKCGLVNKSNPCRCHKKVTFAMDNKVIDSKNLLFNRSEYSKFKNEIKQDADEMLDIIDEKYAQLYGNLPFKKDFDKQTFLKDIVNDQHIKNLMNLN, encoded by the coding sequence ATGCACAATCCATTTCTAAAAGAATACAGTAGTGACAAAACAGATGAACAACTAGTGCGTGAGGCACAAGATGGTGATAAAAAATCGCTCGAAGAGCTTATCCTAAAACACCAACCATTTATTTATAACATCGCCTGGAAAATGGTGCGCCATCCCAAAGATGCTGAAGATCTAACCCAAGAAGCAACGATAAAAATCATTACTAATCTATCCAAGTTTGAGAACCGCAGCGCTTTTAGAACCTGGGCATACCGCATTGTGGCAAATCATTTCTTGATGTCAAAGCGACGACCCAACGAGTCGGTCTTTGAAAGTTTTGATAAAATGGCGCAAGGTCTGGAAATGACCCCAGATACTCCACTCACACCATTGGAACAACAGGAGAAGAAGGAATTTATACGCGAGATGAATTACAGCTGCATGAGCGGCATGCTGTTGTGCCTTACTCGCGAGCAGCGACTCGTCTACATTCTAGGCGAGATGTTCAATGCAGACCATTCCATAGGTTCACAGATTTTGGAAATTTCGAAGGACAACTTCCGTCAGCGCTTGTCTAGAGCACGCAAGGATATTTACAACTTCATGAATGAGAAATGCGGCCTGGTCAACAAGTCAAATCCTTGTCGCTGTCATAAGAAGGTGACATTTGCTATGGACAACAAGGTCATAGACAGCAAAAATCTATTATTTAATCGATCTGAATATTCAAAGTTCAAGAACGAGATCAAACAAGATGCAGATGAAATGTTGGATATCATTGATGAGAAATATGCGCAACTCTACGGCAACCTACCCTTCAAGAAGGACTTTGACAAGCAGACCTTTCTTAAGGATATCGTCAATGATCAACACATCAAAAATCTGATGAATTTGAATTAA
- a CDS encoding DUF6691 family protein, translating to MRYISYLAIGIFFGIVMFKSEAASWFRIYEMFKFGSFHMYGIIGSALALGVVGIQIIKRKNIKTVDGNEMSLQPKDRSIARYLFGGIIFGLGWALSGACPGPMYVLAGAGFGSVLIVILGAIFGTFLYGLLRNRLPH from the coding sequence ATGAGGTACATCAGTTATTTAGCTATAGGTATATTTTTTGGCATCGTCATGTTCAAATCAGAGGCTGCATCTTGGTTCAGGATTTATGAGATGTTCAAATTTGGCAGCTTTCATATGTATGGTATCATTGGATCTGCTTTGGCACTTGGTGTTGTCGGTATTCAAATTATAAAGCGCAAGAATATTAAAACGGTGGACGGTAATGAGATGAGTTTACAGCCTAAAGACAGAAGCATCGCTCGTTATCTTTTTGGTGGAATTATTTTCGGCTTGGGATGGGCGTTATCAGGAGCCTGTCCTGGACCCATGTACGTACTTGCAGGTGCTGGTTTTGGCTCTGTATTGATTGTTATATTGGGAGCCATATTTGGAACGTTTCTCTATGGACTGCTTAGAAATAGATTGCCGCACTAA